A DNA window from Stenotrophomonas sp. 57 contains the following coding sequences:
- a CDS encoding phosphoribosylanthranilate isomerase: protein MSRSYYRTRIKFCGMTRAGDVRLAGELGVDAVGFIFARESSRRVAPAEARAMRQAIAPMVDVVALFRNNSREEVREVLRTVRPTLLQFHGEEDESFCRSFNMPYLKAIAMGGREEINARTLQLRYPSAAGFLFDSHAPGGGGGTGVAFDWGRIPTGLHRPFLLAGGLNPDNVYDAVLATLPWGVDVSSGIELEPGIKDGYKMRTFVEEVRRADCTVLE from the coding sequence ATGAGCCGCTCCTACTACCGTACGCGCATCAAGTTCTGTGGAATGACCCGTGCCGGCGACGTCCGCCTGGCCGGCGAGCTGGGCGTGGACGCGGTGGGTTTCATTTTTGCCCGGGAGAGCAGCCGCCGTGTGGCTCCGGCCGAGGCGCGTGCGATGCGCCAGGCGATCGCGCCGATGGTCGACGTGGTGGCGCTGTTCCGCAACAACAGCAGGGAAGAGGTGCGCGAGGTACTGCGCACGGTACGGCCGACCCTGTTGCAGTTCCACGGCGAGGAAGACGAGAGCTTCTGCCGCAGCTTCAACATGCCGTACCTGAAAGCGATCGCCATGGGCGGGCGTGAGGAGATCAACGCCCGCACCCTGCAGCTGCGCTATCCCAGCGCCGCTGGCTTCCTGTTCGACAGCCATGCGCCCGGCGGCGGTGGCGGCACCGGCGTGGCCTTCGACTGGGGCCGGATCCCGACCGGCCTGCATCGCCCGTTCCTGCTGGCCGGTGGCCTGAACCCGGACAACGTCTACGACGCGGTGCTGGCCACCCTGCCGTGGGGCGTGGATGTCTCAAGCGGCATCGAGCTGGAACCGGGCATCAAGGATGGCTACAAGATGCGCACCTTCGTCGAGGAAGTGCGCCGCGCGGACTGCACGGTTCTGGAGTGA